The Dickeya poaceiphila DNA window CATACCCCGCTGTTGAAAGACGGCCCTTATGCCACCTGGCATAGCGTAGATGCCGCGCTGCTGGCGCGTCTGAAAGACGGCACGATTCTGATCAACGCCTGTCGCGGCCCGGTAGTGGATAACGCCGCCTTGCTGGCCGCGTTGCAAGGCGGCAAAAACATCAGCGTGGTGCTGGATGTGTGGGAGCCGGAGCCGGCGCTGTCTGTTGAACTGCTCGAACAGGTTGACATCGGCACTGCCCACATCGCCGGTTATACGCTGGAAGGTAAGGCGCGCGGCACCACTCAGGTGTTTGAAGCCTGGAGCCGTTTTATCGGTCAGCCGCAACAGGTCGCTTTGTCGTCGTTGCTGCCGGTGCCGGAGCTGGCCGAAGTGACGCTGACAGTGCCGCTGGATGAGCATCAGCTCAAACGGCTGGTGCATCTGGTGTATGATGTGCGCCGCGATGACGCCTTATTGCGTCAGGTTGCGCACGTACCCGGCGAATTTGACCGGTTACGCAAGTGCTATCAGGAACGGCGCGAGTGGTCATCGCTGCATATTGTCTGCGCCGATCAGGAGAGCGCCGGGCAGTTGAACCGGCTTGGTTTCACTGCGTCGGTTAACGATCACTCATTTCCTGTATCAAAATCAGATTAATCCGGGCGATGTAACCATCGTCCGGTGTGTTTTATTCATTATTGTTGGGGAGAACGATCACATGTCCAATGGCTGGAATATCGCGTTGCTGGGTGCGACCGGCGCCGTCGGCACCGCATTGTTGGAGCTGTTGCAGGAGCGTGAGTTTCCCGTGGGTGAACTCTATGCGCTGGCGAGTGAAAACAGCGTTGGCGAGAGTTTACGTTTTAATGGTCGCTCGCTGCGCCTGGAAGATGCTGCGGATTTCG harbors:
- the pdxB gene encoding 4-phosphoerythronate dehydrogenase PdxB, translated to MKILVDENMPYAQALFSRLGEVTAVPGRPIPTDALNGADALMVRSVTKVNAELLTGKTVKFVGTATAGTDHVDEAFLHQQGIAFSAAPGCNAIAVVEYVFSALLMLAERDGFALADRTVGIVGVGNVGSRLNDRLKALGVRTLLCDPPRADRGDREPFLSLDELVEQADVLTFHTPLLKDGPYATWHSVDAALLARLKDGTILINACRGPVVDNAALLAALQGGKNISVVLDVWEPEPALSVELLEQVDIGTAHIAGYTLEGKARGTTQVFEAWSRFIGQPQQVALSSLLPVPELAEVTLTVPLDEHQLKRLVHLVYDVRRDDALLRQVAHVPGEFDRLRKCYQERREWSSLHIVCADQESAGQLNRLGFTASVNDHSFPVSKSD